The DNA segment TGGCATGGTCAGCACTCCACAGTTAATGTGTCCAGAGAATGAGGAGTCAAAAAAGGAGCGTATATGTGTAGCAGACACTGTAGAACCTATCGAACAATGTCCAATTCTCAATGATTATGTCCAGGCAAGACTTGAATTATCAGTCTCATTCAAAAATTATGTATCATTGGCCTCGGGCACTGCACTTTCGACTGATTTGGTTAGTTATTTCCTCCGTGGAAAGGTAGAATCTTTATTAAAGATAAAACTTGTATTTGTTTTGCTCAATAGTCcaataatttaaattgttgGTTCTCCTAAAAATTTGTTAGTATCTAAGAATTATAGTCTAGCTTACAATTCCCTTTCCTCACTGCTCAACCTATCCTAGGGGGGCATAATATGGTGGTAGTTGATTGAATGGAGATAAAAGGGCATAGTGACGAACTTTAGGATTCCTAGCTTTCCTTTTCTGTGAGAATGGTGAGTTTGTGGAAGCTAGGGGAGAAATGCAACTACTAATAATGCATCATCTGATTCTACAGTGGTGCCATTTTGAATGCACTTGAATTGAATGTAATCAATAGAATCCCTTAAATTGCCTTCAGAATCATAACATTCTTTTTAGTTTGGCTATGCCATTAATAAATCTTGTCTTGGTGTGTAAAAGATATGACATTACCAGTGATAGTCTAGCATTTTAAATCATTCAACCTACAACCTAACATTATTATATAGTCATATTGATGGAAAACTAGTGGATTTTGGGTTAGTTGCTGCAAATATTGCCTTTCCCATGTTGTGATTTATACCACAGACTCTGCTTATAAGTTCGTGTTATGACCATTAAAACGTGCACTCCTTGCATGCTTATTTGAAACATGTACtttcattaaataattaatttgctAATTCATTTTGGATTTGCAGAACATTGTGCAACCGTTGGAACGGAGGGTATCTGCAATTTGGGGTCATGTGAGTTCATCTGATTTAACTAAAGGATTCTGGTGGGTCCTTAATGGAATTGTAATGTCCTACTTCTGTTTACTATGGAGGAGTCAAAAGCAGAAGCTAGTTCAGGGGCATCCAGCTGCACAACAAAAGCGGCTGAAGCATTTTGCACAGGGTCCTTCAAGGGGTGCTGGGAGGTGGAGGAAAAAGTTACTAGTTATATTTGTGTCACTTGGAATATTTGGGTCCTTTTGGTTATTTTGGCACCTAAATATGGACATCATGCAGAGAAGAGAAGAAATGCTAACCAATATGTGTGATGAGAGAGCCCGTATGCTGCAAGATCAGTTTAATGTGAGCATGAACCATGTTCATGCTCTGGCTATCCTTGTATCTACATTTCACCATGATAAACATCCTTCTGCAATCGACCAGGTATTGTACTCAATTTTCTTGCTCCATCATCTTATGCAGACTTACTCATGGCATGGTAAATGACTAGTATTTTGCATGTCGTATATATGCTTTTGCTTAGTGTATCTTATGTGAATGTAACTGTCATATTTGTGTGGCTTCATGATATTAAAGAATAAAGTataagtttttttgttttttttccgCTAAGGAGAGCAAAATATGATTCTAAATCTCATCTGTAAAACTAGGGGAAAGGCACAGTTCCTCACTTTCATGTAGTAACAActgcataaatatataataaaataaaataaaatgagcaAGAGTAAGGGGAAAAAGTGGGAATGCtgaaaaaatatgataatattaaaaaagattGGAGTTCAGGTTGAGCTATTGATCTGTAATTTGTCTGACAAATTAAGCTATTGAGAAGTATAGACAATGAAGTTAAGCTGTTgctttatgattatttttttctccaCAACTAgcctaaaataaatttttgaggCTTCTCCACTTTCATTGCGTTATGGTAATGTTGTTGCTAAAACTAAATCACAAAGGAGAATGTCTAGAAGGGTATCAAACAAATTCATTTTGGTACTTTTACTAGCTATACTAAGAGAAAGACAGCATTTTTCATTGTCATtgctatatatttttattagccAAGTCTACTCAACCCCAAAAGCTAGCTTGAGGGAGGGGGAGAGAATTGTCCAAGTCTTGTAACGTTTGGATATGTGTGAATATTGCATGGTGTTGGTTTCCATTTTCAAATCATGTTATATTTATGATCCTTCCTATGTTGTTCTTGTTGTAATGCTATCTTTCCTAAttgaaaacaataaaagaaaagaaaaaaaactaaggAAAAATAACACTGGAGCTTCTGTTTTACTGCAGAAAATTTTTGGAGAATATACCGAGAGTACAGCATTTGAAAGACCACTTACTAGTGGTGTTGCTTATGCTTTGAAAGTTCTTCATTCAGATAGGATGCATTTTGAGAAACAGCATGGGTGGACAATTAAGAAAATGGAAACAGAGAATGAGGCATTAGTCCAAGATTGCATTCCCGGAAATTTGGATCCAGCACCCATTCAAGATGAATATGCACCAGTGATATTTGCTCAAGAAACAGTTTCCCATATTGTATCTATTGACATGATGTCAGGGAAGGTGTGTTCGCATAGCTTGCTGTCATCCTAACATGATTTACTTTTATTTAGCAAATTGTGAGGCAATGGCTTAAAATCTACAAATTTTACATTCCCGTCGATGTTCTTCACTGTGTATTCTGCTCAAGCATGAGAAAACTATAGTGTGAAGTCATCAGTTAGAAAGACTTTTGTCCTTGTAATTTCTTCATGGAAGGTAGTAGCATTAGATGCTTAAAGTTTGTATACATGGAATGGAATAATAGAACTGGAGATCACTTAACACTGTATCTTACAAAATTTACTTTGAACAGTCAAAGCTAAATGTGCCATAAACAGAATCAACTTCATACAAACTTTTGAACATCAATAAGATGACTCTGTGAGCACTGTCATCTCCTGTTTTTCATGCTTAATCAGTTTATTCACTCTCATCTCAGTGATAGACTAAGAAGAAATACGACTAGGAGTTATTATCTATAgaattatttgttaaatttatctGGCTgtctaaaagaaaatattttgttgcaTTGTTACCCAGGAGGACCGTGAGAATATTTTGCGAGCAAGGGCATCTGGAAAGGGGGTTCTCACATCCCCTTTTAAACTACTAAAGTCCAATCACCTGGGTGTTGTACTTACATTTGCTGTCTATAACACTAATCTTCCTTTAGATGCTACACCAGAGCAACGTATTGAAGCGACTGTGGGGTAATCTTAAAGGCTACAGCTAACTGTCTATTCGTTAAAATATGCATTTCATGTGTGCTCTGATATACCTCCCCCTAAGAAGAGAATGACAACAGTGTTAATGTGTATATTGGTACCTATTTATATGCAGGTATCTGGGTGCATCTTATGATGTTCCATCATTGGTGGACAAGCTTCTCCATCAACTCGCCAGCAAGCAAACCATTGTTGTAAATGTTTACGACACAACTGATGCATCTGCACCTATCACAATGTATGGTACTGATGTTACTGACACTGGCCTACTACGCATAAGCAGCCTAGATTTTGGGGATCCGCTACGAAAACATGAAATGCACTGCAGGTTTGCTTTCACACTATCATAATTGTGTGATGTCCAATAATTGACATATCATCAATGCATTTCCGTTTCCTTTTCTTTTGCAGGTTCAAGCAGAGGCCTCCATTACCTTGGACAGCAATCAATGCATCAGGGGGGGTGTTTGTTATTACTTTGCTTGTGGGTCATATTTTTTATGCAGCaataaatagaataataaaagttgAGCATGGCTATAGTGAAATGAGTAAGCTAAAAAGTCGTGCTGAGGCTGCAGATGTGGCAAAATCCCAGGTATGGTATATTTATGTGGTTTATACTTTCTGTTACGCAGAATAATTGTTAGCCTGGTGTCAAGAATTTGGAATTCTCACACAATTATGATGCTTATTGCATCATGATTATCATCATTCAACATCAGAATTATTTCTAATAGTTTATATTCTTttacttaattaaaattaatattttggaCTTCACCTCTGAGAATCGCTTTccctttttgtagtttcttgcTACAGTTTCACATGAGATCAGGACTCCAATGAATGGTGTTTTAGGTAATTGAAAGTATTGATCTTTTAATTGATAATCCCAACCTGTCAATAAGTGGTGACAATTATCAGccatttaaaatcatttttcagGTATGCTGCAAATGTTGATGGACACTGAGCTCGATAAAAGACAGATGGATTATGCCCAAACTGCACATGATAGTGGTAAAGATCTCATATCAGTCATAAACGAGGTTCTTGATCAGGCTAAGATTGAGGCTGGAAAGCTTGAGCTTGAAGCTGTAGCTTTTGACCCACGTGCTATTCTGGATGAAGTTTTATCTCCTTTCTCTGAAAAATCTAAAGTAATAGAGGTGAGATTCTATCTTTCAGCTACCTTAATTTTGTACCTCAATTTTACATTAAGTCTCACTTGAACTTTGTTCTCTATACTTTTTTGTGACTCCAGCTGGCTGTTTATGCATCCAATCATGTACCTCAAGTTGTCATTGGTGATCCTAAACGATTCCGGCAAGTAATTACAAATCTTGTCAGCAATTCAGTCAAGGTTTGCTGTATTTCatgctgtttttttttctgtgatTCATTATTCTTCACATATATTGTTATGCTGGAAACATCTCATAATTTTAGGCGCTGCTGCATTTTCTCCCTTTGAAGCATACTAGGCATTGTAACCCACCTTATCAATTAATCCCTCAGCTTTTGATCTTATCCTTTTGAAAGTGTGCGTGCCCTTTTCGGATTGATTTTGAGACATCAAAACAGAGTTAATAAGTAAATTCATCCATAATCCTGGTGATATTGAGCTTTATTCACTATTTCTTTACAGTATCACCTTTttgtcttcattttttttttaattttcaccAGCAAGTGATTCGTGCCAATGATAAGACATTGTAATAACACAAGCAATTTAAAGGATTTATATGTTTCTCTAACTTCATATTAAATTAATGTATCTTATCGCTGAATAAAAGATAATGAATCTTATTGCTTATTTATGTCTTAATAAGTTTACTTGGTGCATTTCAGTTCAATCATGATAAAGGACATGTGTTTGTCTCTGTTCATCTGGCAAATGAAGTGAAGAACCCACTTCATATTATGGATGCAGTGCTGAGCGAAGGCTTCAACATCAATCAGGACGTATCAAACAGAACATATGATACATTAAGCGGGTTTCCTGTATGCAACAAATGGAAAAGTTGGGCAAATTTTGAGAAGTTAAGTAGCACAGATGATCCtgaaattattcaattattagtAATAGTTGAGGACACAGGTACAGGAATTCCTACAGATGCACAAAGCCGAATATTCACACCTTTTATGCAGGCTGATAGTTCCCCCTCCCGAACATATGGTGGAACTGGAATTGGGTTGAGCATTAGTAAATGCTTAGTTGACCTCATGGGAGGTGAAATTGGATTTGTAAGTGAGCCTGGAATTGGAAGTACTTTTTCCTTTACTGGAACTTTCAGAAAAGGAGAACGCACGTCTCTAGATGCAATGTGGCAGAATAATAATTTTGGTTCAGAGTTCCAAGGATTGAGAGCATTAGTGGTAGATAGTAGAAAGATCCGAGCTGAGGTCACAAGATATCATCTGCAGAGATTAGGAATGTCTGTGGATATAACTAATAGTCTGAATTCTGCATGCTCTTGTCTATCTAATACTTGCAACATGAGGTAATTTATCATTTTGGCAGTGTAGCTTGTTAGACTTCAGAATACTTCACATGTACTAGTCATTTACAATGGAAAGTggattttagaatataaaaaatcaGTATCACCTGCTTTATGGGAAATTgagtatgaaaaaaaaataggtgACATTCacaataatagttttttttcccAGACTGACCTGATGAACCTCAATGCTTGCTTTCACGTGAAATATGAATGTTGCTTGATCTTGTAAAGGATTAAGGTGCTTGGTGTTATGGGGAAAACTCAGTTTGTGTATTAATTAAATTGGATTTATTGGTTCTTTTGAATCAGTTTGATAAATTCTATCATTAAGATAATATACATTTCCTCAAAATTGGTAATTGCTCGAGTTCAATAGTAGCTAGCATCTTTAAGGTGTAAATGGTCATGAAGTAAACATGAAGATTGTCAATTTCTAGTCCATAAACTTGTACTGGACATTAGGTTTTGATTTACTAAATTACCACTTTTGCTTTTTCTTCAGTACGTCAAACCAGTTGGCCATGATTTTGATAGACAAGGAAGCTTGGGATAAAGAATGTCTTATCTTATGCAAAATCAGGAAGCTTAGACAGAATGGCATCAAAAGGGATCCAATTTTGCCAAAGATTTATCTCCTGGACGCCCACCCTAGCATCGATGAACATGCTGAGCTGAAGTCAGTTGGTATCATAGATGATATACTAACGAAGCCTCTTTGGCTTAGTTCTTTGGTTCAATCTTACAAAGAATCCCTTGGCACTGAAAAAAATGAAGTAAATAGGAAGAAAGTATCCAAACTTGGAAGTTTATTAATGAACAAACAAATTTTGGTGGTTGATGATAATGCAGTGAACAGAAGAGTTGCAAAAGGTTTTCTACAGAAATACGAGGCAAAAGTTACTTCTGTGGAGAGTGGCATGGCTGCTCTGGAGGTGCTTAAACTGCCACATAATTTTGATGCTTGTTTTATGGATCTCCAAATGCCAGAAATGAATGGGTAATTTATCTTCTTATTcctattttttaagttttctgAATTTTTATTGCAAATTAAGACACTGTTGTCACCTATAGGAATAGAAATAAGGAGCAATGACTGGTCTAGTAAGTAGATAATAATCAGTAGAACTGGTGCCAAAAGTCAGGCCCCTATGCTTATTTTCTTTTGCTAAAGAACTTACTACCTATAATATTTTAACCGCAACTGATTTTTTCTGGGGGTCTACTACTCAATCTATTATAatttagagtttagggtttaaggtttCTGTGTCTATATAAATAGatattaagattatttccatGCCTTGTAATTAATTTCATtagaatatataaaatatgttatCACATTTTAGGTTATCCTCTGGGATTAGTTTCACAGTTTTGCCAGAGGCTCGGTTACTGTATTTAAGGGAGTTGATAAATCCTGCAATGTGCATGCTGTTATTATGTTATCCTTAGGGGTGACATATGACCAGTTAACTTATTTTAGAAATCTCAGACTCTGAATGCTTTTCTAGACATGATCTCACACACCTGGATCCATGACTGAGAtctaatttaaaagtatttttctttatttgaaaTGGTACAGTTTTGAAGCAACAAGGGAAATCCGCCGACTGGAGAGCGAGGTAAATGAGAAAATTGCGTGTGGGCAAGCATCTGCAGAGATGTATGGTAACATCTCTTATTGGCACATTCCAGTACTAGCAATGACAGCAGATGCAACTCAGAGTTCAAGTGAAGAATGCAGAAATTGCGGAATGGATGACTACGTGACGAAGCCATTTGAAGAAGAGCAGCTCTATACGGCAATGGCACGGTTCTTCTTGCCAGATTCATAGTGTGGAAGTGCCTAGGTTAAAATGACTGATTAGTAGTCCATATACCCTGCTGACAAGTGTTGACCGATCTCCAGCATGATGTGTACTATGAATTCAAGCAACGTAGGTCAAGTGATGTGTACTATGAATTCAAGCAACGTAGGTCAAGTGATGTGTACTATGAATTCAAGCAATGTAGGTCAAGTGTCAGTTTCTCCATTAAAAGAGCTAGTGGGTGGATTAATTTTGACTAGTTATGCCAGATATTGTAATGGTTGGACATACCCCAGATGATGTGTTCCTGATTAAGACTGCTTGCC comes from the Phaseolus vulgaris cultivar G19833 chromosome 8, P. vulgaris v2.0, whole genome shotgun sequence genome and includes:
- the LOC137824222 gene encoding histidine kinase 2 isoform X1 yields the protein MSVNRKPPASNGRLPSNMKCWKVNEPLHGSNSPRTCRRKPLLLWFFGFVAIGSIWFILSFNSSYLVNKENEAICEKRARILLHRYNVSREQIYALASLFPGSDQILFNCIDERRLRMLLRSGMVSTPQLMCPENEESKKERICVADTVEPIEQCPILNDYVQARLELSVSFKNYVSLASGTALSTDLVSYFLRGKNIVQPLERRVSAIWGHVSSSDLTKGFWWVLNGIVMSYFCLLWRSQKQKLVQGHPAAQQKRLKHFAQGPSRGAGRWRKKLLVIFVSLGIFGSFWLFWHLNMDIMQRREEMLTNMCDERARMLQDQFNVSMNHVHALAILVSTFHHDKHPSAIDQKIFGEYTESTAFERPLTSGVAYALKVLHSDRMHFEKQHGWTIKKMETENEALVQDCIPGNLDPAPIQDEYAPVIFAQETVSHIVSIDMMSGKEDRENILRARASGKGVLTSPFKLLKSNHLGVVLTFAVYNTNLPLDATPEQRIEATVGYLGASYDVPSLVDKLLHQLASKQTIVVNVYDTTDASAPITMYGTDVTDTGLLRISSLDFGDPLRKHEMHCRFKQRPPLPWTAINASGGVFVITLLVGHIFYAAINRIIKVEHGYSEMSKLKSRAEAADVAKSQFLATVSHEIRTPMNGVLGMLQMLMDTELDKRQMDYAQTAHDSGKDLISVINEVLDQAKIEAGKLELEAVAFDPRAILDEVLSPFSEKSKVIELAVYASNHVPQVVIGDPKRFRQVITNLVSNSVKFNHDKGHVFVSVHLANEVKNPLHIMDAVLSEGFNINQDVSNRTYDTLSGFPVCNKWKSWANFEKLSSTDDPEIIQLLVIVEDTGTGIPTDAQSRIFTPFMQADSSPSRTYGGTGIGLSISKCLVDLMGGEIGFVSEPGIGSTFSFTGTFRKGERTSLDAMWQNNNFGSEFQGLRALVVDSRKIRAEVTRYHLQRLGMSVDITNSLNSACSCLSNTCNMSTSNQLAMILIDKEAWDKECLILCKIRKLRQNGIKRDPILPKIYLLDAHPSIDEHAELKSVGIIDDILTKPLWLSSLVQSYKESLGTEKNEVNRKKVSKLGSLLMNKQILVVDDNAVNRRVAKGFLQKYEAKVTSVESGMAALEVLKLPHNFDACFMDLQMPEMNGFEATREIRRLESEVNEKIACGQASAEMYGNISYWHIPVLAMTADATQSSSEECRNCGMDDYVTKPFEEEQLYTAMARFFLPDS
- the LOC137824222 gene encoding histidine kinase 2 isoform X3, whose translation is MSVNRKPPASNGRLPSNMKCWKVNEPLHGSNSPRTCRRKPLLLWFFGFVAIGSIWFILSFNSSYLVNKENEAICEKRARILLHRYNVSREQIYALASLFPGSDQILFNCIDERRLRMLLRSGMVSTPQLMCPENEESKKERICVADTVEPIEQCPILNDYVQNIVQPLERRVSAIWGHVSSSDLTKGFWWVLNGIVMSYFCLLWRSQKQKLVQGHPAAQQKRLKHFAQGPSRGAGRWRKKLLVIFVSLGIFGSFWLFWHLNMDIMQRREEMLTNMCDERARMLQDQFNVSMNHVHALAILVSTFHHDKHPSAIDQKIFGEYTESTAFERPLTSGVAYALKVLHSDRMHFEKQHGWTIKKMETENEALVQDCIPGNLDPAPIQDEYAPVIFAQETVSHIVSIDMMSGKEDRENILRARASGKGVLTSPFKLLKSNHLGVVLTFAVYNTNLPLDATPEQRIEATVGYLGASYDVPSLVDKLLHQLASKQTIVVNVYDTTDASAPITMYGTDVTDTGLLRISSLDFGDPLRKHEMHCRFKQRPPLPWTAINASGGVFVITLLVGHIFYAAINRIIKVEHGYSEMSKLKSRAEAADVAKSQFLATVSHEIRTPMNGVLGMLQMLMDTELDKRQMDYAQTAHDSGKDLISVINEVLDQAKIEAGKLELEAVAFDPRAILDEVLSPFSEKSKVIELAVYASNHVPQVVIGDPKRFRQVITNLVSNSVKFNHDKGHVFVSVHLANEVKNPLHIMDAVLSEGFNINQDVSNRTYDTLSGFPVCNKWKSWANFEKLSSTDDPEIIQLLVIVEDTGTGIPTDAQSRIFTPFMQADSSPSRTYGGTGIGLSISKCLVDLMGGEIGFVSEPGIGSTFSFTGTFRKGERTSLDAMWQNNNFGSEFQGLRALVVDSRKIRAEVTRYHLQRLGMSVDITNSLNSACSCLSNTCNMSTSNQLAMILIDKEAWDKECLILCKIRKLRQNGIKRDPILPKIYLLDAHPSIDEHAELKSVGIIDDILTKPLWLSSLVQSYKESLGTEKNEVNRKKVSKLGSLLMNKQILVVDDNAVNRRVAKGFLQKYEAKVTSVESGMAALEVLKLPHNFDACFMDLQMPEMNGFEATREIRRLESEVNEKIACGQASAEMYGNISYWHIPVLAMTADATQSSSEECRNCGMDDYVTKPFEEEQLYTAMARFFLPDS
- the LOC137824222 gene encoding histidine kinase 2 isoform X2 gives rise to the protein MSVNRKPPASNGRLPSNMKCWKVNEPLHGSNSPRTCRRKPLLLWFFGFVAIGSIWFILSFNSSYLVNKENEAICEKRARILLHRYNVSREQIYALASLFPGSDQILFNCIDERRLRMLLRSGMVSTPQLMCPENEESKKERICVADTVEPIEQCPILNDYVQARLELSVSFKNYVSLASGTALSTDLNIVQPLERRVSAIWGHVSSSDLTKGFWWVLNGIVMSYFCLLWRSQKQKLVQGHPAAQQKRLKHFAQGPSRGAGRWRKKLLVIFVSLGIFGSFWLFWHLNMDIMQRREEMLTNMCDERARMLQDQFNVSMNHVHALAILVSTFHHDKHPSAIDQKIFGEYTESTAFERPLTSGVAYALKVLHSDRMHFEKQHGWTIKKMETENEALVQDCIPGNLDPAPIQDEYAPVIFAQETVSHIVSIDMMSGKEDRENILRARASGKGVLTSPFKLLKSNHLGVVLTFAVYNTNLPLDATPEQRIEATVGYLGASYDVPSLVDKLLHQLASKQTIVVNVYDTTDASAPITMYGTDVTDTGLLRISSLDFGDPLRKHEMHCRFKQRPPLPWTAINASGGVFVITLLVGHIFYAAINRIIKVEHGYSEMSKLKSRAEAADVAKSQFLATVSHEIRTPMNGVLGMLQMLMDTELDKRQMDYAQTAHDSGKDLISVINEVLDQAKIEAGKLELEAVAFDPRAILDEVLSPFSEKSKVIELAVYASNHVPQVVIGDPKRFRQVITNLVSNSVKFNHDKGHVFVSVHLANEVKNPLHIMDAVLSEGFNINQDVSNRTYDTLSGFPVCNKWKSWANFEKLSSTDDPEIIQLLVIVEDTGTGIPTDAQSRIFTPFMQADSSPSRTYGGTGIGLSISKCLVDLMGGEIGFVSEPGIGSTFSFTGTFRKGERTSLDAMWQNNNFGSEFQGLRALVVDSRKIRAEVTRYHLQRLGMSVDITNSLNSACSCLSNTCNMSTSNQLAMILIDKEAWDKECLILCKIRKLRQNGIKRDPILPKIYLLDAHPSIDEHAELKSVGIIDDILTKPLWLSSLVQSYKESLGTEKNEVNRKKVSKLGSLLMNKQILVVDDNAVNRRVAKGFLQKYEAKVTSVESGMAALEVLKLPHNFDACFMDLQMPEMNGFEATREIRRLESEVNEKIACGQASAEMYGNISYWHIPVLAMTADATQSSSEECRNCGMDDYVTKPFEEEQLYTAMARFFLPDS